A stretch of the Sphingosinithalassobacter tenebrarum genome encodes the following:
- a CDS encoding 2-oxoacid:acceptor oxidoreductase subunit alpha: protein MATAAHIQTPEEASANPPPEAVVVRFAGDSGDGMQLTGGQFTLSTALAGNDLATFPDFPAEIRAPQGTLFGVSAFQINFGSNEINTAGDAPDVLIAMNPAALKVNVEHLKPGGLIIADEGEFGDRNLAKAKYDANPLEDDSLAKWRLMKLDISALTVEAVKPFGLSNKDSLRCKNMWTLGLALWMFDRDRQPIVDWLKAKFAKAPELAEANIAALNAGHAYGETAEIGGQVGRLHVPAAPAEPGLYRTVTGAESISLGLVAGAQLADLKMFFGGYPITPASAILHNLSRFKEYGVTTFQAEDEIAAVASALGSSYAGSLGVTCSSGPGIALKTEAIGLAIMTELPLVVVNAQRGGPSTGLPTKTEQSDLYQAVYGRNGDAPVPVIAARSAADCFDCAIEAVRIATQYMTPVMLLTDGYLQNAAEPWKVPDMSDYAPFPVQFREEAPAEGEKFEPYARDNKLARPWVKPGTPGLLHRIGGIEKQQGTGNIDYAPSNHQAMTDIRRDKIAGIDVPDQDLALGEAGGKLAVVGWGSTYGPIYQAVRRARAKGLDVSHIHIRHIWPTPKNLGELLKSFDKVLVPEMNTGQLKTLLRDQYLIDAQPLNKVSGQPFQIAEIQAAIEEAMH from the coding sequence ATGGCAACTGCCGCCCATATCCAGACGCCGGAAGAGGCGTCCGCCAACCCGCCGCCCGAAGCGGTCGTCGTGCGTTTCGCCGGTGACAGCGGCGACGGCATGCAGCTTACCGGGGGGCAGTTCACCCTCTCGACCGCGCTGGCGGGCAATGATCTGGCGACCTTCCCGGACTTTCCCGCCGAAATCCGCGCGCCGCAGGGCACGCTGTTCGGCGTCTCCGCCTTTCAGATCAATTTCGGTTCGAACGAAATCAACACGGCAGGCGACGCGCCCGACGTGTTGATCGCGATGAACCCGGCGGCGCTCAAGGTGAATGTCGAGCATTTGAAGCCCGGCGGCCTGATCATCGCCGACGAAGGCGAATTCGGCGACCGCAATCTCGCCAAGGCGAAGTATGACGCCAATCCGCTCGAGGATGACAGCCTCGCCAAATGGCGGCTGATGAAGCTCGATATCTCGGCGCTTACGGTCGAGGCGGTGAAGCCCTTCGGCCTGAGCAACAAGGACTCGCTGCGCTGCAAGAATATGTGGACGCTCGGGCTCGCGCTCTGGATGTTTGATCGCGATCGCCAGCCGATCGTCGACTGGCTCAAGGCGAAATTCGCCAAGGCGCCCGAGCTGGCCGAGGCCAATATCGCCGCATTGAACGCGGGCCATGCCTATGGCGAAACCGCCGAGATCGGCGGGCAGGTGGGGCGGCTTCACGTTCCTGCGGCGCCTGCCGAGCCGGGCCTCTATCGCACCGTCACCGGGGCGGAATCGATTTCGCTGGGGCTGGTCGCGGGCGCGCAGCTTGCCGACCTCAAGATGTTCTTCGGTGGCTATCCGATCACGCCGGCCAGCGCGATCCTGCACAATCTGTCGCGCTTCAAGGAATATGGCGTCACGACCTTCCAGGCGGAGGATGAAATCGCCGCGGTCGCTTCGGCGCTCGGCTCGTCCTATGCCGGATCGCTGGGCGTTACCTGCTCCTCGGGGCCGGGCATCGCATTGAAGACCGAGGCGATCGGGCTCGCGATCATGACCGAGCTGCCGCTTGTCGTGGTCAACGCGCAGCGCGGCGGCCCTTCCACGGGCCTGCCGACCAAGACCGAACAGTCGGACCTCTATCAGGCAGTGTATGGCCGCAACGGCGACGCGCCGGTGCCGGTGATCGCCGCGCGCTCGGCCGCCGACTGCTTCGACTGCGCGATCGAGGCGGTGCGGATCGCCACCCAGTACATGACCCCGGTCATGCTGCTCACCGACGGCTATCTCCAGAACGCGGCCGAGCCGTGGAAGGTGCCGGACATGAGCGACTATGCGCCCTTCCCGGTGCAATTCCGCGAAGAAGCGCCGGCCGAGGGCGAGAAGTTCGAGCCCTATGCCCGCGACAACAAGCTCGCGCGGCCCTGGGTCAAGCCCGGCACGCCCGGCCTGCTTCACCGCATCGGCGGCATCGAGAAGCAGCAGGGCACCGGCAATATCGACTATGCCCCGTCGAACCATCAGGCGATGACCGATATTCGCCGCGACAAGATCGCCGGGATCGACGTGCCCGATCAGGATCTGGCGCTCGGCGAAGCGGGCGGCAAGCTCGCGGTGGTCGGCTGGGGCTCGACCTACGGGCCGATCTATCAGGCGGTCCGCCGTGCCCGCGCCAAGGGGCTCGACGTCTCGCATATCCATATCCGCCACATCTGGCCGACGCCGAAGAATCTGGGCGAGCTGCTCAAGAGCTTCGACAAGGTGCTGGTGCCGGAAATGAACACCGGCCAGCTCAAGACGCTGCTGCGCGACCAGTATCTGATCGATGCGCAGCCGCTCAACAAGGTCAGCGGCCAGCCCTTCCAGATCGCCGAGATTCAGGCGGCGATCGAGGAAGCCATGCACTAA
- a CDS encoding cryptochrome/photolyase family protein translates to MSQGTTILWFRRDLRLSDQAALVAAAKEGPVIPVYVLDDETPRHRRMGGASRWWLHHSLQSLDASLREKGSRLILRRGKSDEVLAQIAEESGAGRVHCIRHYEPWWRNAERAVADKLDLVCHHGNYLAPPGSVTTGSGTPYKIYTPFWRSLKDDMPPREPANRPRDIPVPSDWPKSDDLDDWGLLPTKPNWAKGFEAEWEPGGAGARKRVDAFVQEAARYESTRNLPGVEGTSRLSPHLHFGEVSPAYVWHRTSSVGGSVGTFLGEIGWRDYAQNVILQFPEYGAKNARDQFDAMEWRDFRSATVRDEFDAWTMGRTGYPIVDAGMRQLWATGWMHNRVRMIAASFLIKHLLIDWREGEQWFWDTLVDADYASNATNWQWVAGTGVDSNMFVRIMAPLTQSEKFDAGDYIREWVPELAGLSDPYVHDPEAHGCRPKDYPRKLIGHREARERALAAVKEI, encoded by the coding sequence ATGTCACAAGGTACGACCATCCTCTGGTTCCGCCGCGATCTGCGGCTCTCTGATCAGGCCGCGCTCGTTGCCGCCGCGAAGGAGGGGCCGGTGATCCCGGTCTATGTCCTTGACGACGAGACTCCGAGGCATCGCAGGATGGGCGGCGCCTCGCGCTGGTGGCTGCATCACAGCCTTCAGAGTCTCGACGCCAGCCTGCGCGAAAAGGGATCGCGGCTGATCCTGCGGCGCGGCAAGTCGGATGAAGTGCTGGCGCAGATCGCCGAGGAGAGCGGGGCAGGGCGCGTCCATTGCATCCGCCATTACGAGCCCTGGTGGCGCAATGCCGAGCGCGCGGTGGCGGACAAGCTCGATCTCGTCTGCCATCATGGCAATTATCTCGCCCCGCCGGGCTCCGTGACGACAGGCAGCGGCACGCCGTACAAAATCTACACGCCCTTCTGGCGCTCGTTGAAGGACGATATGCCGCCGCGCGAGCCCGCCAACCGCCCGCGCGACATTCCAGTGCCGTCGGACTGGCCGAAATCGGACGATCTCGACGATTGGGGCCTGCTCCCCACCAAGCCGAACTGGGCCAAGGGGTTCGAAGCCGAATGGGAGCCGGGCGGAGCGGGGGCACGCAAGCGCGTGGACGCCTTTGTCCAAGAAGCAGCGCGCTACGAAAGCACACGCAATCTGCCCGGCGTCGAAGGCACCTCACGTCTCTCGCCGCATCTGCATTTCGGCGAAGTATCGCCCGCCTATGTCTGGCATCGCACTTCGAGCGTCGGCGGATCGGTCGGCACATTCCTCGGCGAGATTGGCTGGCGCGACTATGCGCAGAACGTCATCCTGCAATTCCCCGAATATGGCGCGAAGAACGCACGCGATCAGTTCGACGCGATGGAATGGCGCGATTTCCGCTCCGCCACCGTCCGTGACGAATTCGATGCCTGGACGATGGGCCGCACCGGCTATCCGATCGTCGATGCGGGGATGCGGCAATTATGGGCGACCGGCTGGATGCACAATCGCGTCCGCATGATCGCGGCGAGTTTCCTGATCAAGCATCTGCTGATCGACTGGCGCGAAGGCGAGCAATGGTTCTGGGACACGCTGGTCGATGCCGACTATGCGAGCAACGCGACCAACTGGCAGTGGGTCGCCGGGACCGGCGTCGATTCGAACATGTTCGTGCGGATCATGGCGCCGCTGACGCAGTCGGAGAAATTCGATGCGGGGGACTATATCCGCGAATGGGTGCCCGAACTCGCCGGGCTTTCCGATCCCTATGTCCATGACCCCGAGGCGCATGGCTGTCGTCCGAAGGACTATCCGCGCAAGCTGATCGGCCATCGCGAGGCGCGCGAACGCGCGCTGGCGGCGGTGAAGGAAATCTGA
- a CDS encoding acyltransferase family protein encodes MKQRQHDLDAVRAIFMLMGIPLHTVGNVSTLYSSDEFPFVFNLIPGSIQLFRMQGFFLIAGYFSAMLLSRMSARAFLLKRSQRLLPPLATGLLLVIPLRRLVDVLRQGEAEPLFPAWWSAIAEPRLYATGHLWFLLDLIYFTVAAAAACLLLGRPSKKASALKNAGSWKMGLIFFGIFLAVFLWEMLVAELDQALPELRSSRLAVSFALHYAPFFAMGIGLWCVPVLDERYREWSWFSFVIGGTMMFLSLKLPAFLPSQLIPVVRCLTTFFVIQVFLGAAYRWFSVDRRWVRYLVDASFTVYIIHLLIVQLLVWLLQSTSLNPWAMFSVVLFGTLLLSFAFWEICARSATLRYWWGGPPLAPEHRQKQRHQPGDPRNSETELQLER; translated from the coding sequence ATGAAGCAACGACAGCATGATCTGGACGCTGTGCGCGCCATTTTCATGCTGATGGGCATTCCTCTACATACTGTGGGAAATGTCAGCACGCTTTATTCCAGCGACGAATTTCCATTCGTTTTCAACCTGATTCCCGGGTCGATCCAGCTGTTTCGCATGCAAGGATTCTTTCTGATTGCGGGCTATTTCTCCGCAATGCTGTTGTCGCGAATGTCGGCTAGGGCGTTCCTGCTGAAACGCTCCCAGCGTCTTCTTCCGCCGCTTGCGACTGGGTTGCTGCTCGTGATCCCGCTGCGCAGGTTGGTCGACGTTTTGCGACAGGGGGAGGCGGAACCTCTTTTTCCCGCCTGGTGGTCAGCGATTGCTGAACCGCGACTCTACGCCACTGGCCATTTATGGTTCTTGCTTGACCTCATCTATTTCACGGTGGCCGCAGCAGCGGCGTGTTTGTTGCTGGGGAGGCCATCCAAGAAGGCGAGCGCACTGAAGAATGCAGGTTCCTGGAAAATGGGATTGATCTTCTTCGGTATATTCCTTGCCGTTTTTCTCTGGGAAATGTTGGTGGCTGAACTGGATCAGGCGCTTCCTGAACTTCGTTCCAGTCGTTTGGCAGTCAGCTTCGCGTTACATTATGCGCCGTTCTTTGCGATGGGCATCGGACTTTGGTGCGTGCCAGTACTGGACGAGCGATATCGGGAATGGTCGTGGTTCAGCTTTGTAATCGGCGGGACAATGATGTTTCTCTCGCTCAAGTTGCCAGCGTTTCTGCCATCGCAGCTGATTCCGGTGGTGAGGTGCCTCACTACATTTTTCGTGATTCAGGTGTTCCTCGGAGCAGCATATCGCTGGTTTTCAGTAGATCGACGATGGGTACGGTATCTCGTGGACGCTTCATTCACGGTATACATTATTCACCTGCTGATCGTGCAGCTCTTGGTCTGGCTGCTTCAGTCGACAAGTTTGAACCCCTGGGCCATGTTTTCGGTAGTGTTGTTCGGGACACTCCTGTTGTCCTTCGCATTTTGGGAGATATGCGCGCGCAGTGCCACGTTGCGGTATTGGTGGGGCGGGCCGCCCCTGGCTCCCGAACATCGGCAAAAACAGCGTCATCAACCCGGCGACCCGCGCAATTCCGAAACCGAGCTTCAACTCGAGCGCTGA
- a CDS encoding RNA pyrophosphohydrolase, whose protein sequence is MIDPDTLPYRPCAGVMLANRQGLVFVGQRLDSTLEAWQMPQGGIDPGEAPRDAAVRELREETGIGSHLVEPIAEAPGELRYDLPDDLIGKVWKGKWRGQRQRWFLYGFLGGDDDIDIMTPEPEFRAWRWAEPHHLPELIVGFKREIYEELVRIFERPLAQWRDLP, encoded by the coding sequence ATGATCGATCCCGACACCCTTCCCTATCGCCCCTGCGCCGGCGTAATGCTGGCCAATCGCCAAGGTCTCGTCTTTGTCGGCCAGCGGCTCGATTCTACGCTCGAAGCCTGGCAGATGCCGCAGGGCGGAATCGACCCGGGCGAGGCCCCGCGCGACGCTGCGGTGCGCGAGCTGCGCGAGGAAACCGGTATCGGCTCCCATCTGGTAGAGCCGATCGCCGAAGCGCCCGGCGAACTGCGTTACGACCTGCCCGACGATCTGATCGGCAAGGTGTGGAAGGGCAAATGGCGCGGCCAGCGGCAGCGCTGGTTCCTCTACGGCTTTCTGGGCGGGGACGATGATATCGATATCATGACACCCGAACCCGAGTTCCGCGCCTGGCGCTGGGCCGAGCCGCACCACCTTCCCGAACTGATCGTCGGCTTCAAGCGCGAGATCTACGAGGAGCTCGTCCGCATTTTCGAACGACCGCTGGCACAATGGCGCGATTTGCCCTGA
- a CDS encoding histone deacetylase family protein, producing the protein MIPIVHHPEYVAPAPARSTYQWNKNGLVRDLLRDAGAELVWHEPEAMPTQWLEAVHDPEYVAEILETRVPLHKTRRIGFPVTPPVASRARIVPGGTWLAAKLALEHGFAANTAGGSHHALADTGAGFCIFNDLAIAAVRLAEEGSVPRILIVDCDVHQGDGTASLLAGRHDIATYSIHAEKNFPARKARSTLDVPLADGTGDAAYLATLRETLTPLVDSFAPAMILYQAGVDPFAEDRLGRLSLTRDGLIARDHWIGQFAAARGLPLASVLGGGYGVDAMEVSRRHVTSILALGTGYAQADIASVRGFSTLGFDGERRRAPATQ; encoded by the coding sequence ATGATCCCCATCGTCCACCACCCCGAATATGTCGCGCCCGCGCCGGCGCGTTCCACCTATCAGTGGAACAAGAACGGGCTGGTGCGCGACTTGCTGCGGGATGCCGGTGCCGAGCTTGTCTGGCATGAGCCGGAAGCTATGCCGACACAGTGGCTCGAAGCGGTGCATGACCCCGAATATGTCGCCGAGATTCTCGAAACGCGCGTGCCGCTGCACAAGACGCGGCGGATCGGCTTTCCTGTTACGCCGCCGGTGGCGAGCCGCGCGCGGATCGTGCCGGGAGGCACCTGGCTGGCGGCCAAACTCGCGCTTGAACACGGCTTTGCCGCCAACACGGCGGGCGGCAGCCACCATGCGCTCGCCGATACCGGCGCGGGCTTCTGCATCTTCAACGATCTGGCGATCGCCGCGGTGAGGCTGGCGGAGGAGGGGAGCGTCCCGCGCATCCTGATCGTCGATTGCGATGTCCATCAGGGCGACGGAACCGCGTCGCTGCTCGCCGGGCGGCACGACATCGCGACTTATTCGATCCATGCCGAAAAGAACTTCCCCGCCCGCAAGGCGCGCTCGACGCTGGACGTGCCGCTGGCGGACGGCACCGGTGACGCGGCCTATCTCGCAACGCTTCGCGAAACACTGACTCCACTGGTCGACAGCTTCGCTCCGGCGATGATCCTCTATCAGGCGGGTGTCGACCCCTTCGCCGAGGATCGCCTAGGGCGGCTCTCGCTGACGCGCGACGGATTGATCGCGCGCGACCACTGGATCGGGCAGTTTGCCGCCGCGCGCGGGCTTCCGCTCGCCAGTGTGCTGGGAGGCGGATATGGCGTTGACGCGATGGAGGTTTCGCGCCGCCACGTGACTTCGATTCTCGCGCTCGGGACAGGTTATGCCCAAGCCGACATTGCATCGGTCCGGGGTTTTTCTACCTTGGGGTTTGACGGCGAGAGGCGTAGAGCGCCCGCCACGCAATAG
- a CDS encoding cupin-like domain-containing protein, with product MAKANKRKQAQAARGAAINDDFRQMIAERLLEGAEPDDLAKRVSGSAGLPLALVEQEIARAAKSPYLQAAEKLRNRIGKWEWVLQNNARLAANDPHGLEIPVIGKVDGETFYRDYYRAHRPVVIQGQFDHWEARERWSLDYFRRVLGNREVFVQTGRESDENYEINTRDHGAMRPFGELYERLASEEPTNDFYITANNSAQNRETFRAFYTDIGELPGILAPGGQRDGFIWVGPKGTITPWHHDLTNNLLIQMVGRKKVYLVASHDTPKMRNHFHCYSRWQHDELLPGPATKERPAVLECTLGPGDGLFIPIGWWHCVLGLDQTIGMSFTQFAWDNDFYSDYKSYVAF from the coding sequence ATGGCCAAGGCAAACAAGCGCAAACAGGCGCAGGCGGCGCGCGGCGCCGCGATCAACGACGATTTCCGGCAGATGATCGCCGAGCGGCTGCTCGAAGGCGCCGAGCCGGATGACCTGGCGAAGCGCGTCTCCGGTTCGGCTGGGTTGCCGCTGGCGCTGGTCGAGCAGGAAATTGCGCGCGCCGCCAAGAGCCCCTATCTCCAGGCCGCCGAAAAACTGCGTAATCGCATCGGCAAATGGGAATGGGTGCTGCAGAACAATGCGCGCCTGGCCGCCAACGATCCGCACGGACTGGAAATCCCCGTCATCGGCAAGGTTGATGGCGAGACCTTCTATCGCGACTATTATCGCGCCCATCGCCCGGTGGTGATCCAGGGGCAGTTCGATCACTGGGAAGCGCGCGAGCGCTGGTCGCTCGATTATTTCCGCCGCGTGCTCGGCAATCGCGAGGTGTTCGTCCAGACCGGACGCGAATCCGACGAGAACTACGAAATCAACACGCGCGATCACGGCGCGATGCGCCCTTTCGGCGAACTGTACGAGCGGCTGGCGTCGGAAGAGCCGACCAATGATTTCTACATCACCGCCAACAACAGTGCGCAGAATCGCGAGACTTTCCGCGCCTTCTATACCGATATCGGCGAGTTGCCGGGCATTCTCGCCCCGGGCGGGCAGCGCGACGGATTCATATGGGTCGGACCGAAGGGGACGATCACGCCCTGGCATCACGATCTGACCAACAATCTTCTGATCCAGATGGTCGGTCGCAAGAAAGTGTATCTGGTGGCCAGCCACGACACGCCGAAGATGCGCAACCATTTCCATTGCTACAGCCGCTGGCAGCATGACGAGCTGCTGCCGGGGCCGGCGACGAAGGAGCGTCCGGCGGTCCTCGAATGCACCCTCGGGCCGGGCGATGGGTTGTTCATTCCGATCGGCTGGTGGCATTGCGTGCTCGGGCTCGATCAGACGATCGGCATGTCCTTCACCCAATTCGCATGGGACAATGATTTCTACAGCGATTACAAGAGCTACGTTGCGTTTTAA
- a CDS encoding SDR family NAD(P)-dependent oxidoreductase codes for MTDKPLSNQVALVTGASRGIGAATAKALGAQGAHVILTARTADALEEVEEAIHEAGGSATIAPMDLAENESVARLAAAIGERWPAIDTLVLNAAALGTLGPVTAMDFAELAKVLTLNVSAQAAMLQAFDPLLRKAAAGKVIGVTSSVGRNPRAYWGMYGASKAAFDNLLLSYGEEVRNLTKVRVAILDPGATRTKMRARAFPGEDPATLKGPEVVADTIARLAVAGFEAGHFERVG; via the coding sequence ATGACCGACAAGCCTCTTTCGAACCAGGTGGCGCTCGTCACCGGTGCCAGCCGCGGTATCGGCGCGGCGACCGCCAAGGCGCTGGGTGCGCAGGGCGCGCATGTGATCCTCACCGCGCGAACCGCCGATGCGCTGGAAGAAGTCGAAGAGGCGATCCACGAGGCGGGCGGCAGCGCCACGATCGCACCGATGGACCTGGCGGAGAATGAAAGCGTCGCGCGGCTGGCCGCGGCGATCGGGGAACGCTGGCCGGCGATCGACACGTTGGTGCTCAACGCCGCCGCGCTTGGCACGCTTGGCCCGGTGACGGCGATGGATTTCGCCGAACTGGCCAAGGTGCTGACGCTCAACGTTAGCGCGCAGGCGGCGATGCTGCAGGCATTCGATCCGCTGCTGCGCAAGGCGGCAGCGGGCAAGGTGATCGGCGTGACTTCGAGCGTCGGGCGCAATCCGCGCGCCTATTGGGGCATGTACGGCGCCAGCAAGGCCGCGTTCGACAATCTGCTGCTCAGCTATGGCGAGGAGGTGCGCAACCTGACCAAGGTCCGCGTCGCGATCCTCGATCCCGGCGCCACCAGGACGAAAATGCGCGCGCGCGCGTTTCCGGGCGAGGATCCGGCGACGCTCAAGGGGCCGGAAGTGGTTGCCGACACGATCGCGAGGCTGGCGGTTGCCGGTTTCGAGGCCGGGCATTTCGAGCGCGTGGGCTGA
- a CDS encoding DUF481 domain-containing protein, whose translation MRKLILLAVPLLLANTDDPVVIPPAIKAMLEAAMEAGDESGVATIVKYTKAAAPESAEEVARIANEWNTARRRSAERRLRHSDFLDLVKGKIELAGYRSTGNTRNIGLNGSIGLRREGFRWRHKLRLQADYQESLGVTTRERYLAAYEPNFKIDDRGYVYGAAQFESDRFSGFDERYSLSAGLGYTPIKQPGMTLELELGPAFRQTRYTDDTSEGYVGARGSLDFHWKLSPSIHFRQNASAYVQTANSTLSSETSFSFRVLGPLSAKLSYNLQYESDPASNRESTDTTTRAGLVVDF comes from the coding sequence GTGCGTAAACTGATCCTGCTTGCCGTCCCGCTGCTCCTTGCCAACACCGACGATCCGGTCGTCATCCCGCCCGCCATCAAGGCGATGCTGGAGGCGGCGATGGAGGCCGGCGATGAAAGCGGTGTCGCTACCATCGTCAAATATACCAAGGCCGCGGCACCCGAGAGCGCGGAGGAAGTCGCGCGCATCGCCAATGAATGGAATACCGCGCGGCGGCGCAGCGCCGAGCGCCGGCTGCGCCACTCCGACTTCCTCGACCTGGTGAAGGGCAAGATCGAACTGGCCGGCTATCGCTCGACCGGGAACACCCGCAATATCGGACTGAACGGCTCGATCGGGCTGCGTCGCGAGGGATTTCGCTGGCGTCACAAACTGCGGCTTCAGGCGGACTATCAGGAAAGTCTCGGCGTGACCACGCGGGAGCGTTACCTCGCCGCCTATGAACCCAATTTCAAGATCGACGACCGCGGCTATGTCTATGGCGCCGCGCAATTCGAAAGCGATCGCTTTTCCGGGTTCGACGAACGCTATTCGCTTTCGGCCGGTCTCGGTTACACGCCGATCAAGCAGCCTGGGATGACACTGGAGCTGGAGCTCGGTCCGGCCTTTCGTCAGACTCGTTATACCGACGACACCAGCGAGGGGTATGTGGGCGCGCGCGGTTCGCTCGATTTCCACTGGAAGCTGTCGCCGAGCATCCACTTTCGCCAGAACGCCTCGGCCTATGTCCAGACAGCGAACAGCACGCTTTCGAGCGAGACATCGTTCAGTTTCCGCGTCCTTGGCCCGCTTTCGGCGAAGCTTTCCTACAATCTGCAATATGAAAGCGATCCGGCGTCGAACCGGGAGAGCACCGACACCACCACGCGCGCGGGGCTGGTCGTCGACTTCTGA
- a CDS encoding 2-oxoacid:ferredoxin oxidoreductase subunit beta has product MNDQTPIKKSSPKDWETDQEVRWCPGCGDYAILKAVQRTMPEIGGTPENTVFVSGIGCSSRFPYYMETYGFHTIHGRAPAVATGVKLANPDLDVWIITGDGDGLSIGGNHTMHLLRRNLNCQVMLFNNEIYGLTKGQYSPTSREGTRSPSTPFGSVDHPAKPCAFALGSGARFIARGIDVHKKLPEVLKAAHAHQGAAFIEIFQNCIVYNADVFDPFVAKANAANTQLWVEHGKPLLFGSEKSGGVKGIALDPGTISLKVVDVEGDDWEAAGVLVHDQTNRMIAHLLVEMPFGDFPMALGVIYDDPAATFDSAVIDQNAKASAGKTPDLQKLVAQGQTWMVEKQPRIE; this is encoded by the coding sequence ATGAACGACCAGACGCCGATCAAGAAGAGCAGCCCCAAGGATTGGGAAACCGATCAGGAAGTCCGCTGGTGCCCGGGTTGCGGCGACTATGCGATCCTGAAGGCGGTGCAGCGCACCATGCCCGAAATCGGCGGGACGCCGGAGAACACGGTGTTCGTCAGCGGCATCGGCTGCTCGTCGCGTTTTCCCTATTATATGGAAACCTATGGCTTCCACACGATCCACGGCCGCGCGCCGGCGGTGGCGACGGGGGTCAAGCTCGCCAATCCCGATCTCGACGTGTGGATCATCACCGGCGACGGCGATGGGCTGTCGATCGGCGGCAACCACACGATGCACTTGCTGCGGCGGAACCTGAATTGTCAGGTGATGCTGTTCAACAACGAGATTTACGGCCTCACCAAGGGGCAATATTCGCCCACCAGCCGCGAAGGCACGCGCTCGCCCTCGACGCCGTTCGGTTCGGTCGATCACCCCGCCAAGCCCTGCGCCTTCGCGCTCGGCAGCGGCGCGCGGTTCATCGCGCGCGGGATCGACGTGCACAAGAAGCTGCCCGAGGTGCTCAAGGCCGCGCATGCGCATCAGGGCGCGGCGTTCATCGAGATTTTCCAGAACTGCATCGTCTATAACGCCGATGTCTTCGATCCCTTCGTCGCCAAGGCCAATGCCGCCAACACTCAGCTCTGGGTCGAGCATGGCAAGCCGCTGCTGTTCGGTTCGGAAAAGAGCGGTGGCGTGAAGGGCATCGCGCTCGATCCCGGGACGATCAGCCTCAAGGTCGTCGATGTCGAAGGCGATGACTGGGAAGCCGCGGGCGTGCTCGTCCACGACCAGACCAACCGGATGATAGCGCATCTGCTCGTCGAAATGCCGTTCGGCGATTTTCCGATGGCGCTCGGCGTGATCTACGACGACCCCGCCGCGACCTTCGACAGCGCAGTGATCGACCAGAACGCCAAGGCCTCGGCGGGCAAGACGCCCGACCTGCAGAAACTGGTCGCGCAGGGGCAGACCTGGATGGTGGAGAAGCAGCCGCGTATAGAATAG